One part of the Vicia villosa cultivar HV-30 ecotype Madison, WI linkage group LG6, Vvil1.0, whole genome shotgun sequence genome encodes these proteins:
- the LOC131610592 gene encoding acyl-CoA-binding domain-containing protein 4 encodes MTMAMARISSGLQYPERFYAAASYVGFDGSTSPTKSLTSKFPKSTALLLYSLYQQASVGPCNVPEPSSWKIVEHSKWASWNQLGNMSSTEAMRLFVKILEEEDPGWYSRASNSVAEPVIDVQMNYNSKVEPVIENGNTYPETKTISSENGIQVGTQDKDVVVEGFASVGVYDQWIAPPVSGQRPKARYEHGAAAVQDKLYIYGGNHNGRYLSDIHVLDLRRWTWSKIEAKTGEEPSTTLDPCAGHSLIAWGNKLLSIAGHTKDPSESIQVKEFDLQTATWSTLKTYGKAPISRGGQSVSLVGNTLVIFGGQDAKRALLNDLHILDLETMTWDEIDAVGVPPSPRSDHAAAVHVDRYLLIFGGGSHATCYNDLHVLDLQTMEWSRPTQQGEIPTPRAGHAGVTVGENWFIVGGGDNKSGASETVVLNMSTLAWSAVTSVQGRVSVASEGLSVVVSSYDGEDVLVTFGGYNGRYNNEVYVLKPSHKSTLQSKINENSIPDSVSAVPNATNATRDSEPESGAGQEGKIWEISVDNAYPTKSKGDLLSVLKAERDELESSLGKERLHTLQLKQELTDAESSNSDLYKELQSVRGQLAAEQSRCFKLEVEVAELGQKLQNFGTLQKELELLQRQKAASEQAALSARQRQSSGGVWGWLAGSPPGPDADDE; translated from the exons ATGACGATGGCGATGGCGAGAATAAGTTCTGGTTTGCAATATCCAGAACGGTTCTACGCTGCGGCATCTTACGTCGGTTTTGATGGATCCACTTCTCCAACAAAATCTCTCACCTCCAAGTTCCCTAAGTCCACCGCGCTTCTTCTCTACAGCTTGTATCAACAG GCTAGTGTGGGACCTTGTAACGTTCCAGAACCCAGTTCATGGAAAATTGTGGAGCATAGCAAATGGGCCAG TTGGAACCAGCTTGGAAACATGTCTTCCACAGAAGCCATGCGTCTTTTTGTAAAAATATTGGAG GAAGAAGATCCCGGTTGGTATTCAAGAGCATCTAACTCTGTTGCAGAGCCTGTAATCGACGTTCAAATGAAT TATAATTCCAAAGTTGAACCGGTCATTGAGAATGGGAATACTTATCCAGAGACAAAAACTATTTCCTCTGAAAATGGAATTCAAGTTGGAACACAGGATAAAGATGTTGTTGTGGAAGGCTTTGCTTCAGTTGGAGTCTATGATCAATGGATTGCACCTCCAGTATCTGGTCAAAGACCAAAAGCCCGATATGAG CATGGAGCTGCAGCCGTGCAAGATAAATTGTACATATACGGTGGAAATCACAATGGCCGTTACCTTAGTGATATTCAT GTTTTGGATTTGAGAAGATGGACTTGGTCAAAGATCGAGGCTAAGACTGGAGAAGAACCCTCTACAACTTTGGACCCTTGTGCTGGCCATTCTTTG ATTGCATGGGGAAATAAGCTCCTTTCAATTGCAGGCCACACAAAAGATCCCTccgaaagtatccaag TGAAAGAGTTTGATCTGCAAACAGCAACATGGTCAACTCTGAAGACCTATGGGAAAGCTCCG ATATCACGTGGAGGCCAATCAGTGTCCCTTGTTGGGAATACATTAGTAATTTTTGGTGGGCAAGATGCAAAAAGGGCTCTTTTGAACGACCTGCATATTCTGGACTTGGAAACCATGACATGGGACGAAATTGATGCTGT TGGAGTGCCTCCTTCCCCAAGGTCTGATCATGCTGCTGCTGTACATGTGGATCGATACTTACTTATCTTCGGAGGGGGTTCGCATGCAACTTGCTACAATGATTTACATGTTCTCGATTTGCAAACT ATGGAATGGTCTCGCCCCACACAACAAGGTGAGATACCAACTCCACGTGCCGGACATGCTGGTGTTACAGTAGGAGAGAACTGGTTCATTGTTGGTGGTGGTGACAACAAGAGTG GGGCTTCTGAGACGGTTGTACTGAATATGTCTACATTGGCTTGGTCAGCAGTAACATCTGTTCAAGGGCGTGTTTCTGTTGCTAGTGAG GGCTTGAGTGTGGTTGTAAGCTCGTATGATGGCGAAGATGTACTTGTAACTTTTGGAGGATACAATGGACGTTACAACAATGAA GTATACGTTCTTAAACCAAGCCACAAATCCACCTTGCAAtccaaaataaatgaaaattcCATACCAGACAGTGTTTCTGCTGTCCCAAATGCTACAAATGCTACCCGAGATTCAGAGCCTGAATCTGGAGCAGGACAAGAAGGGAAAATTTGGGAAATTTCCGTGGACAACGCTTATCCAACA AAATCCAAAGGTGATCTCCTATCAGTACTAAAGGCTgagagagatgaattagaatcaTCTCTTGGTAAGGAGAGGCTGCATACTCTACAACTAAAGCAAGAGCTGACTGATGCTGAGTCTAGTAACTCTGACCTTTACAAG GAGCTCCAATCAGTACGTGGTCAGCTTGCTGCTGAGCAGTCAAGGTGTTTCAAACTTGAG GTGGAGGTTGCTGAATTAGGTCAGAAGCTCCAAAATTTTGGGACATTACAGAAGGAGCTTGAACTCCTCCAGCGGCAAAAGGCTGCATCAGAGCAAGCTGCTTTAAGTGCAAGACAGAGGCAGAGTTCAGGTGGTGTGTGGGGTTGGCTTGCTGGTTCTCCCCCTGGTCCAGATGCAGATGATGAGTGA
- the LOC131615031 gene encoding uncharacterized protein LOC131615031 has translation MERECDDEFSPKIGTDHQAEIPLNLAASEDLYDKPLSSAICFPVSVAWSDADAESLVLALFLFGKDFTLVNKFLENKGMEEILSFYYGKFYNTDGYRRWLECRKLKGRKCMIAKKLSTKMRQNDLLSRLIPRVSKESQHTLLKVSKSFVEGKTCLEKYISSMASIVGLGVFAQALGIGKENGVLTRLDLEPRKNSCEEFSAPACKALSSLGPDDIIQSLTGELLLSKTRRNELFWEAVWPRLLARGWHSEQPKNLDYWVFLIPGVDKFSLGKHLKGLHYFDSVKDVLSKVVAEPNIILLEEESNTDVFSNNHCSCYLRCRSSTYDKDHIRFVNGGKPSDLRELKYVSSNTVEVNVDGKRYKGYQYTRRVNHSKDMSESIEHRSTKLTAIDTNRLHERKLLKVKPKRYLSIELEDASMMKENKVGTSTDSSPRMAEAKIQLYGRKKTNSCRDASCNGVSGKKQARDNPDNDANKIVERHKNQDTCVFDDSQCMRIIKHPFNWRVSLGDSNHEAVPTKRRRLTACTKAEIRRIIEIASGELGSDKAGFICSFASSADRSVEGEKGLKSKDPCLTSAATEEVIEEPLRTHYDVGSLEQPKRRQSSRNSKLTVKAFESLANEFLHVQKKQKKIDIIFNPCRKARTKGKTRPRRHFLAHWNAVEVQEENHLNVDGSIVG, from the exons ATGGAGCGTGAATGCGATGATGAATTCAGTCCTAAAATAGGTACTGACCACCAGGCAGAAATTCCTTTGAATCTTGCTGCTTCAGAAGATTTATATGATAAACCACTTTCTTCTGCAATTTGTTTCCCCGTCTCAGTCGCATGGAGTGATGCTGATGCAGAAAGTTTAGTACTTGCTTTGTTTCTTTTTGGGAAGGATTTTACTCTCGTAAATAAATTCTTAGAGAACAAAGGGATGGAGGAAATACTCTCATTTTACTATGGAAAGTTTTACAATACCGATGGATATCGTAGATGGTTGGAGTGCAGGAAGTTGAAAGGGAGGAAATGtatgatagccaagaaactttcTACCAAAATGAGGCAAAATGACCTATTGTCTCGTTTGATTCCTCGTGTCTCTAAGGAATCTCAACATACTTTGTTAAAG GTTTCTAAGTCATTTGTGGAAGGAAAAACTTGTCTGGAAAAATACATATCTTCTATGGCATCTATTGTTGGACTTGGCGTTTTTGCACAAGCACTAGGTATTGGAAAGGAGAACGGAGTCCTTACTCGGCTTGATTTGGAACCTAGGAAGAACAGTTGTGAAGAGTTTTCAGCACCAGCTTGCAAAGCTTTGTCTTCTCTCGGACCGGATGATATAATACAGTCTTTGACTGGAGAATTACTGCTGAGCAAAACCAGAAGGAATGAACTGTTCTGGGAAGCTGTTTGGCCCCGCTTATTGGCAAGAGGTTGGCACTCTGAGCAACCAAAGAATCTAGATTATTGGGTGTTTCTCATTCCCGGTGTTGACAAGTTTTCTTTGGGAAAACATTTGAAAGGGCTACATTACTTTGATTCTGTTAAGGATGTGTTGAGCAAAGTAGTAGCTGAACCAAATATTATTCTGCTTGAAGAAGAATCAAACACGGATGTTTTCTCTAACAATCACTGTTCATGTTACCTCAGGTGTCGATCTTCAACTTACGATAAAGATCATATACGTTTTGTGAATGGCGGAAAGCCATCAGATTTAAGGGAATTGAAATATGTTTCGTCTAATACAGTTGAGGTAAATGTTGATGGTAAAAGATATAAAGGGTACCAATATACAAGGAGAGTAAACCATAGCAAAGATATGTCAGAAAGCATTGAACATAGGTCCACAAAGTTAACAGCTATTGATACCAATAGACTTCATGAAAGAAAACTATTGAAGGTGAAACCAAAGAGATATCTGTCCATTGAATTGGAAGATGCTTCTATGATGAAAGAAAATAAGGTTGGCACTTCAACTGATAGTTCACCGAGGATGGCGGAAGCTAAGATTCAGCTATATGGCAGAAAGAAAACTAATAGTTGCAGAGATGCATCTTGTAATGGAGTTTCAGGTAAAAAACAAGCACGTGATAATCCTGATAATGATGCAAACAAGATAGTTGAAAGGCATAAAAACCAAGACACCTGCGTGTTTGATGATAGTCAGTGTATGAGGATCATAAAGCATCCGTTTAATTGGAGAGTAAGCTTAGGTGATTCTAATCATGAAGCTGTTCCTACTAAAAGGAGGAGATTGACTGCTTGTACGAAAGCAGAGATTAGGCGCATCATCGAGATCGCTTCAGGAGAATTGGGATCAGATAAAGCAGGATTCATTTGTTCTTTTGCTTCATCAGCAGACAGAAGTGTGGAAGGTGAGAAAGGCCTAAAGTCAAAAGATCCATGTCTAACATCTGCTGCTACTGAGGAAGTAATTGAGGAGCCTCTGAGAACACATTATGATGTTGGTTCGTTGGAACAACCCAAGAGAAGACAAAGCAGTAGAAACAGCAAATTGACAGTTAAAGCATTTGAAAGTTTAGCAAATGAGTTCTTGCATGtgcaaaagaaacaaaagaagattGACATCATTTTTAATCCTTGCCGCAAGGCTCGAACAAAAGGCAAAACAAGACCGCGTCGACATTTTTTAGCTCATTGGAATGCAGTTGAAGTACAAGAAGAAAATCATTTGAATGTAGATGGCAGTATAGTTGGTTAA
- the LOC131610591 gene encoding PWWP domain-containing protein 1-like, which yields MTDARVSADDEPVRVSSDDTEKFPLSDSKSLLMEFDEYVASERNTGTVTDLGYGFEVGDLVWGKVKSHPWWPGHIYNEAFASASVRRARREGHVLVAFFGDSSYGWFEPEELIPFEANFAEKSQQTYSRTFIKAVEEAVDEASRRRGLGLACKCRNNGNFRPTRVKGYYSVDVLDYEPGGVYSDSQIRKARDSFDPIETLDFVRELALAPLEEEHGSIGFVQNKATVNAYRKAVFEQYDETYAQAFGVQRARPSRPQNVPTNQPARQPSKAPLTGPLVIAETLGGGKSTVKSAKFKDNPKKDRYLFKRRDDPNNASQLTSREEIPDAAGHYVFQNRSPPLPVIPHSLENRVDSGFVSHDGATSTTDAKEASRSQVKAENSGLAPQSISLDAKPHAEKGKMAYSEEATQCFEQDDTSSKNVVRSDLSGELTMESTVDETSQSSHPESKIHVNVEHDWAAKLLEPCEDLKQSEQGIPTVADGGKDTHQVKRENNSPVEAKHRETIAAKKIKGHKRPADDMNSKTSVIEERKKKKKKNLNVQPSDHLEKHSTSVKSVHHSGNLTGKSVLTTLPPREGIQPEQMQVEFNARNLLPVDTLGDVNLEVPQLLGDLQALALNPFHGIERKIPVAVRQFFLRFRSLVYQKSLPSSPPTENEAPEVRATKSSSDVKTSDNSEDQVRASPLVKPVKNVRPDDPTKVGRKRLPSDRQEEIAAKRLKKIKDIKALAADKTAANQKISEARREDKATSSQKILEARREDKTSSTQKTSEARREDGKEPVSQAPSKFVKPDSAKKVKSPTTMVIKFPPQTALPSVPELKARFARFGPMDQSGFRIFWKSLTCRVVFLYKADAQAALRFSAANPSLFGSTGVRCVLRDDSASEASEATKVRGDDGANEISRVRDPAAAQQQTSVSSQKPLVPQPTVQLKSCLKKSTGEESGQGTGNGSSSKGNPRVKFLLVGEESSSSSRGEPLMVGNKNNNLSDASAPVATDFISRNIQKVTTTTSTSSQPPLLPTPPQFLKTPQQNLRNSELAMASRNNPNFINTTSTSANVDISQQMISLLTRCSDVVTNLTGVLGYVPYHPL from the exons ATGACCGACGCTAGGGTTTCTGCCGACGATGAACCCGTTAGGGTTTCTTCCGACGATACGGAGAAGTTTCCCCTTTCCGATAGCAAATCGCTGTTAATGGAATTCGACGAGTACGTAGCCTCAGAGAGAAATACCGGAACTGTAACAGATCTAGGTTATGGTTTTGAAGTTGGCGATTTGGTTTGGGGGAAAGTGAAATCGCATCCATGGTGGCCTGGGCATATATACAATGAAGCATTCGCGTCTGCTTCGGTGCGTCGCGCGAGGCGAGAAGGTCATGTTTTAGTCGCATTTTTCGGTGATAGTAGTTACGGATGGTTTGAGCCGGAGGAGCTTATTCCGTTTGAGGCGAATTTCGCGGAGAAATCGCAGCAGACGTATTCGAGAACTTTTATTAAGGCGGTGGAGGAGGCGGTTGATGAGGCGAGTAGGAGACGGGGGCTTGGATTGGCATGTAAGTGTAGGAATAATGGTAATTTTCGGCCGACGAGGGTTAAGGGTTATTATTCGGTTGATGTGTTGGATTATGAGCCGGGAGGGGTTTATTCGGATAGTCAGATTAGGAAGGCGAGAGATAGTTTTGATCCGATTGAGACTCTGGATTTTGTTAGAGAGTTGGCTCTTGCTCCTCTTGAGGAAGAGCATGGGAGTATTGGGTTTGTTCAGAATAAGGCTACGGTGAATGCTTATCGGAAGGCGGTGTTTGAGCAATATGATGAGACTTATGCTCAGGCTTTTGGAGTGCAGCGGGCGAGACCTTCTCGGCCGCAGAATGTTCCCACCAATCAGCCTGCGAGGCAGCCTTCTAAAG CTCCTTTGACTGGCCCCTTGGTGATAGCAGAAACTTTGGGTGGTGGGAAAAGCACTGTCAAATCTGCTAAATTCAAGGATAATCCAAAAAAGGATAGGTACCTTTTTAAGCGAAGAGATGATCCAAATAACGCTTCCCAATTAACGTCCAGGGAGGAAATACCTGATGCAGCTGGACATTATGTGTTTCAGAATAGGTCTCCACCTCTGCCTGTGATACCTCACAGTTTAGAAAATCGTGTAGACTCTGGATTTGTTAGTCATGATGGTGCAACTTCAACTACAGATGCCAAAGAAGCTTCAAGGAGTCAGGTTAAAGCAGAAAACAGTGGTCTTGCACCCCAATCCATTTCCTTAGATGCAAAACCTCATGCTGAAAAGGGGAAGATGGCCTACTCTGAGGAAGCAACCCAATGCTTTGAACAAGATGATACTTCAAGTAAAAATGTTGTTAGGTCTGATTTATCCGGGGAGTTGACAATGGAAAGCACTGTTGATGAGACATCTCAATCATCCCATCCGGAAAGCAAAATTCATGTGAATGTTGAACATGACTGGGCTGCAAAACTGTTAGAACCATGTGAAGATTTGAAGCAATCAGAGCAAGGAATTCCGACTGTTGCTGATGGAGGAAAAGACACACATCAAGTTAAGAGGGAAAATAATTCACCTGTTGAAGCAAAGCATCGGGAAACTATTGCTGCAAAGAAGATAAAAGGTCATAAGCGACCTGCAGATGACATGAACTCAAAGACTTCTGTTATtgaggagagaaagaaaaaaaagaaaaagaatctaAATGTACAGCCGTCAGACCATTTGGAGAAACATTCTACTTCTGTAAAATCTGTACACCATTCAGGAAATTTAACAGGGAAATCTGTTTTAACCACTTTGCCTCCTAGGGAAGGTATTCAACCAGAACAAATGCAGGTAGAATTCAACGCTCGCAATTTGTTGCCTGTGGATACCTTAGGTGATGTAAATTTGGAAGTGCCGCAACTTTTAGGTGATTTGCAAGCACTTGCTCTGAATCCTTTCCATGGCATTGAAAGAAAGATTCCTGTAGCTGTTCGCCAGTTCTTCTTGCGGTTTAGATCCCTTGTTTACCAAAAAAGTTTACCATCATCACCACCAACAGAGAATGAAGCTCCAGAAGTCCGTGCTACCAAATCTTCTTCCGATGTCAAAACATCTGACAATTCTGAGGATCAAGTCAGAGCTTCTCCACTTGTAAAACCTGTAAAAAATGTTCGTCCTGATGATCCTACAAAAGTTGGGCGGAAAAGGCTCCCCTCTGATCGCCAAGAAGAAATTGCTGCGAAGAGGTTGAAGAAAATCAAGGATATAAAGGCTCTAGCTGCCGACAAGACAGCTGCCAATCAGAAAATTTCTGAAGCTCGGCGAGAAGATAAGGCAACCTCAAGTCAGAAGATTTTGGAAGCTCGGCGAGAAGACAAGACATCTTCCACTCAGAAAACCTCTGAAGCTCGACGAGAAGATGGAAAAGAACCTGTATCCCAGGCTCCATCCAAGTTTGTGAAACCAGACTCAGCCAAAAAAGTGAAGTCGCCCACCACGATGGTGATAAAGTTTCCTCCCCAAACAGCCCTTCCATCTGTGCCAGAGCTGAAGGCAAGGTTTGCTCGCTTTGGACCAATGGATCAATCGGGTTTCCGTATATTTTGGAAGTCATTGACTTGCCGTGTTGTCTTCTTATACAAGGCTGACGCACAAGCTGCATTAAGATTTTCCGCAGCAAACCCATCCTTATTTGGCAGCACAGGTGTGAGGTGCGTCCTTAGGGATGATTCTGCATCGGAAGCATCTGAAGCTACCAAGGTTAGGGGAGATGATGGAGCCAATGAAATATCTCGCGTCAGGGATCCTGCCGCAGCTCAGCAGCAGACATCAGTTTCATCACAGAAGCCTCTAGTTCCACAGCCAACAGTCCAGCTGAAATCCTGCTTGAAGAAATCTACTGGCGAAGAGTCAGGTCAGGGAACTGGTAATGGTAGTAGTAGTAAAGGAAACCCTCGTGTAAAATTCTTGTTAGTTGGGGAAgaaagtagtagtagtagtagggGGGAGCCATTAATGGTGGGTAATAAAAACAACAATTTATCTGATGCTAGTGCACCTGTTGCAACGGATTTTATTAGTAGGAATATTCAAAAGGTCACTACTACTACTTCTACTAGTTCACAACCACCTCTGTTGCCCACTCCTCCTCAGTTTTTAAAAACCCCACAACAAAATTTGCGTAATTCTGAATTGGCAATGGCTTCCAGAAACAACCCCAATTTTATAAATACAACAAGTACGTCAGCCAATGTTGATATATCACAGCAAATGATAAGCCTTTTAACAAGATGCAGTGATGTTGTTACCAACCTGACGGGTGTATTAGGTTACGTCCCATACCATCCactttga